From Brassica oleracea var. oleracea cultivar TO1000 chromosome C3, BOL, whole genome shotgun sequence, a single genomic window includes:
- the LOC106330939 gene encoding uncharacterized protein LOC106330939, giving the protein MSHLLRRLKRSFGVSHLTASSRSFSNHIFKVTPCGTTVRDGDVGYLAIYSYVDNLIDCTEKKVPMELAKGMGTTIGASHGWVATLKNGTIRLQYDFDPYASYTDPKRIPLPPLVTLPHCQTQIVTNVAMSSSSPEDEDCIVAVKFLGPQLSLCRPAQRNCKWRNIRISDPSFFSSHIMYYKRDGLFSMPASGGNYTASCNLGRHVNEPKIQMLSYPKQRVFEDIKFDWKHSDWSCRMEHYLVESSHTGETFLVKWSKDINPQDGRSELDKFLVLKIDEEGNAVYTKDFGGECIFISKAESFCLPASCLHDKRPNCIYHLSDTSFGIKCMDDVWKERGGDLAFPGPFWFPPKLDTKGKRILSSGIQYPV; this is encoded by the exons ATGTCTCATCTTCTCAGGCGGCTCAAGCGATCCTTCGGAGTAAGCCACCTCACCGCTTCTTCTCGGAGCTTCTCTAATCACATCTTCAAAGTAACACCTTGTGGAACTACTGTGAGAGATGGTGACGTTGGATATCTAGCTATCTACAGCTACGTTGATAACTTGATAGACTGCACAGAAAAGAAAGTGCCTATGGAGTTAGCAAAGGGGATGGGAACCACCATAGGAGCATCCCACGGCTGGGTAGCAACTTTGAAAAATGGGACCATTCGTCTTCAATATGACTTCGACCCCTATGCGTCGTATACAGACCCAAAACGCATTCCTCTGCCTCCTCTTGTAACTCTGCCTCATTGCCAAACCCAAATTGTAACCAACGTAGCCATGTCCTCTTCTTCTCCTGAGGATGAAGACTGCATCGTGGCTGTCAAGTTCTTGGGACCTCAGCTAAGCTTATGTAGGCCTGCTCAGCGAAATTGCAAGTGGAGAAACATCAGAATCTCAGACCCCAGCTTCTTCTCCTCCCATATAATGTACTACAAGAGAGATGGTCTGTTCTCCATGCCAGCTTCGGGAGGAAACTACACAGCATCATGTAATCTTGGGAGACACGTGAACGAACCAAAGATTCAGATGTTGTCGTACCCGAAACAACGCGTGTTTGAAGACAT AAAGTTCGACTGGAAGCACTCGGACTGGTCATGCAGGATGGAGCACTACTTGGTGGAGTCGTCACACACAGGTGAGACTTTTCTGGTGAAATGGTCCAAAGATATCAACCCACAAGACGGGAGAAGTGAATTGGACAAATTCCTTGTGTTGAAAATAGACGAGGAAGGAAACGCTGTTTATACTAAAGACTTTGGAGGTGAGTGCATTTTCATCTCTAAGGCTGAATCTTTTTGTCTCCCGGCATCTTGTTTGCATGACAAGAGACCAAACTGCATCTATCATTTAAGCGACACGAGCTTTGGAATAAAATGCATGGATGATGTTTGGAAAGAGAGGGGTGGAGACCTAGCTTTCCCAGGCCCTTTTTGGTTCCCACCAAAGCTAGACACCAAAGGTAAACGTATCCTTTCTTCAGGTATTCAGTATCCAGTGTAA